The Phacochoerus africanus isolate WHEZ1 chromosome X, ROS_Pafr_v1, whole genome shotgun sequence genome has a segment encoding these proteins:
- the LOC125118454 gene encoding melanoma-associated antigen 8-like, translated as MPVDQLSDLRKVVNQLFLSEEAATPSPSSASSPPPSSVEAEALLQDALLAMMADLVEFLLLKYCANEPITKAEMLNVVPGDAQGRFPDVLSRASECLLLVFGLDLKEVDPGEHTYALAPTMGLTWDGVLSGQELSLPKTGLLVVVLVVISLQGDRAPEEVIWETLGVMGVCAGMVHCIYGEPRALLTQVCVQEGYLEYRQVPHSDPARYEFLWGPRAHAETSRLKILEHLLRVNGRVPRSCRFLAEQAVREEEEEP; from the coding sequence ATGCCTGTGGATCAGCTGAGTGATCTCCGCAAGGTAGTGAACCAGCTGTTTCTGTCCGAGGAGGCCGCGACCCCGTCGCCCTCCTCCGCTTCGAGCCCCCCGCCCTCCTCTGTGGAAGCGGAGGCCTTGCTCCAGGATGCTCTGCTGGCGATGATGGCTGacctggtggagttcctgctccTCAAGTATTGCGCCAACGAGCCCATCACCAAGGCAGAGATGCTGAACGTGGTCCCCGGAGATGCCCAGGGCCGCTTCCCCGACGTCCTGAGCCGCGCCTCCGAGTGCCTGCTGCTGgtctttggcttggatctgaaggAGGTGGACCCCGGCGAGCACACCTACGCCCTGGCCCCCACCATGGGCCTCACCTGGGATGGGGTGCTGAGCGGTCAGGAGCTGAGCCTGCCCAAGACCGGCCTCCTGGTGGTGGTCCTGGTCGTGATTTCCCTGCAGGGGGACCGCGCCCCCGAGGAGGTGATCTGGGAAACGCTGGGTGTCATGGGGGTGTGTGCCGGCATGGTGCACTGCATCTATGGGGAGCCCAGGGCACTCCTCACCCAGGTGTGTGTGCAGGAGGGGTACCTGGAGTACCGCCAGGTGCCCCACAGCGACCCCGCCCGCTACGAGTTCCTCTGGGGTCCCCGGGCCCACGCGGAGACCAGCAGGTTGAAAATCCTGGAGCACCTGCTCAGGGTCAACGGGAGGGTTCCCAGGTCGTGCCGTTTCCTGGCCGAGCAGGcggtgagggaggaggaagaggagccctGA